The Larus michahellis unplaced genomic scaffold, bLarMic1.1 SCAFFOLD_570, whole genome shotgun sequence genome includes the window agctgctgGACCTGGAGCTGCCgagccggggggagccgccgGAGCGGCTGCTGGAGCGCTGCCGGGCCGTCATCCGCCACAGCGTCCGCACTGGTCAGCACCCCACCACCAGTTCCGCCCCAGTTTGTCCCACTTCAGCCCCAACTGGGCTCATTTCGCCCCCAGCTGGTCCTGGTTTGGCCCCACTGGTCCCGGTTCAGCTGGTCCTGGTTTGGCCTCGTCTGGTCCCAGCTTGGATACCACTTGTCCCGGTTCAGCTGGTCCCACTTCGGCTCCAGCCGGTCCCAGTTCAGCTGGTCCCAGTTCAGCCGGTCCCAGTTCAGCCCCAGCCAGTCCCAGTTCAGCTGGTCCCAGTTCAGCCCCAGCTGGTCCCCATTTGGCCCCAACAGGTCCCATTTCAGCCCCAGCTGGTCCCAGTTGAGACCCAGTGGGTGCCAGTTCAGCCCAGTTTGTCCTGGTTCAGCCCCGGCTGGTCCCAGTTAGGTCCAACTGGTCCCAGATCAGCCCCAGCTGGTCCCAGATCAGCTGGTCCTGGTTTGGCCTCATCTGGTCCCAGCTGGGATACCGCTGGTCCCAGTTCAGCCGAACTGGTCCCAGTTCAGCTGGTCCTGGTTCAGCCCCAATGGGTCCTAGTTCAACCCAGCTGGTGCCAGTTCATCCCAGTTTGTCCCGGTTTGTCCCTGACTGATCCCGGTTCAGCCCTGGCTGGTCCTGGCTTGGCCCAGCTGGTCCCAGTTCACTCCCATTTCGGCCCCAACTGGTCCCACTTTgtcaggcagcagctgggtgcagggcagcccccccgccccagccagTCGctgtcctggggtggggggtccagcgcgtccccacgcgtgtccctgtCCCACACAGGGGTCCAGCATGTCCCCacgcctgtccctgtcccacacaGGGATCCAGCGCGTCCCCCCACACGTCCCTGTCCCACACAGGGGTCCAGCGCATCCCGACATGTGTCCCTGTCCCACACACGGGTCCAGCgcgtccccacgcgtgtccccgtcACACGCAGGGGTCCAACACAtccccacgcgtgtccctgtCCCACACAAGACTCTGGAGGTGGCCCCACTCCCACGGGTGACGGTTCCCCCCTTGTGGCAGCGTCCCCGGTGTCTGAGTCCCCATGGTGCTGGGGGTCCCATGAGGAGGGGGCCGAGGGGGTGgctcctgtccccctgtccctgacGCCATCCCCGTTCCGTCCCCCCCCAGGTCACCCTCACTTCTTCAACCAGCTCTTCTCCGGCCTGGACCACCACTCGCTGGCGGGACGCTTGATCACCGAGGCCCTCAACACCAGCCAGTACGTGCCGGAAGacgggggtgttttggggtgctGAGGTGTCGGGGAGCCTGTGGGGGGGGAGTGAGGGTCTCGCCCCCCCCACgggtgccgtgtccccccccgtagATACACCTACGAGATCGCCCCGGTGTTTGTGCTGATGGAGGAGGTGGTGCTGGCCAAGCTGCGGGAGCTggtgggctggagcagcggcgATGGCATCTTCTCCCCGGGTACCTGCACCGcttgtccccgtccctgtcccccacctGTGACCCCCGGTGGGGGCTTGTCACCCCCCCCGGCTGTGACACAGGTGTCCTCGTCCCCCTCGGCAGGAGGCTCCATCTCCAACATGTATGCCATGAACGTGGCCCGGTTCCACCGCTTCCCCGAGAGCCGGCAGAAGGGCAACTGGGCTCTGCCGCGCTTGGCCCTCTTCGCCTCCCAGGAGGTGGGACGGGgacggggtttggggacagggttTGGGATCTGTGTGTTCCCCCCACTCCCGATCTGACCCCCATCTTCTCCCCCCTCAGTGCCACTACTCCATCCAGAAAGGAGCCGCCTTCCTGGGCATCGGCACCGACAACGTCCGCCTGGTGGCCACCGACCAGGGGTGAGTGTGACGGGGACGGCCCcacgccccggccccgcgggaggTTTgatctgtccctgtccccagggggaAGATGGTCcctgaggagctggagaaggagatCCAGAGGGCCAAGGCCGAGgtgaggaggggtggggggcacaggggcgtccgtggggggccggggcagagcctTCTGCCAAgggctccctgtccctgtcccatccctgtcccctgccccatcccagtgtcccctgtcctgtccctgtcccctgccccatcccagtgtcccctgtccctgtcccatccctgtcccctgccccatcccagtgtcccgtgtcctgtccctgtcccctgccccatcccagtgtctcctgtccctgtcccctgccccatcccagtgtcccgtgtcctgtccctgtcccctcccccatcccagtgtcccctgtcctgtccctgtcccctgccccatcccagtgtcccctgtccccccccccccagggcgcCGAGCCTTTCTTTGTCTGTGCCACCTGCGGCACCACCGTCCTGGGTGCCTTCGACCCGCTGGGCAGCATCGCCGACATCTGCCAGCGCCACGGCCTCTGGCTCCACGTGGACGTGAGTCGCGGGGGGAGACCCGGGGCTGCCCGAGGGGGGACAAGGACGACACGCGTGTCCCCTTGGGCCCCCCCAGGCtgatccccccaccccctgcggTGACGGCAGGGTTCCAACTCAacacccctctcccctcccggcAGGCAGCCTGGGGCGGCAGCGTCCTGCTCTCCCAAAAACACCGGCACCTCCTGGCCGGCATCGAGAGGCGAGTCACCCTCCCCAGcgctgagcccccccccgccccaaaacaGGCTCAAAACTCCCTGTTTCAGGACCGGGGAccgccccccctctccccacaccggGGGGTGACTGCATCCCCCTCTCCCGCAGGGCCGACTCGGTGGCCTGGAACCCCCACAAGATGCTGGCGGTGGGTTTGCAGTGCTCGGCCTTCCTGCTCCGCGACACCTCCGTAGGTCCCGCCGCCCCTtcctaaccccccccccccgccccgcctctcctggggggctgccccacatcaCCCTACACGCCGTCCCGCGTGTGTCACCCCCCACTAGGGTCTCCTCCAGCGCTGCCACGGCGCCGGCGCCACGTACCTTTTCCAACGCGATAAGTTTTACGACATCGCCTACGACACGGGGGACAAGACCCCGCAGTGCGGCCGGCGCGTGGACTGCCTCAAGCTCTGGCTCCTCTGGAAAGCCGTGGGGACCCAGGGGCTGGCGCGACGCGTCGAGCGGGCCTTCGCCTTCACCCGGTGGGTGCCGGGACCCCAGcgggtggggcggggaggggacacacactcccctcccctgctgtgacccccccccccccgactcctaGGACATCAACActcccctccgtcccccccaGGTACCTGGCCGAGGAGGTGAAGCGGAGGGACGGCTTCCAGCTGGTGCTGGAGGTAGGGCTGCTCGCCTGGGCCCTGCGCGGGGGGGGTTAcgtgtgcgtgtcccccccccccttaacaACACCCTGTGGCATTGCTGAGCCCCGAAATGACCTGCCCCAAGGGTTAAATCCTTGGGGTGGGCCTGGAAGAGGGAGGGGGGGACGAACCAGTGCCCCATTGCAGTGGAAAACACCTTCCCCGAGGCCCAGAGTGGTCCTgaaatggggaaggggggggggggaagcagtgccccccccccctccgctgcAGAAAGCACCTACCCTGAGGTTTAAGCCCCCAGAGTGGTCCCGAAATGGGGGTGAGGGGCAAagcggtgccccccccccccccccccccccgcggtggaAAACACCTTGCCCGAGGTTTAACTCCTTAGGATGGTCCCGAAATGGGGGGCGGGGGCGTGGTAAgctggtgccccccccccgcagcggaAAGCACCTACCCTGAGGTTTAAACCCCTCAAGTGGTCccgaaatggggggggggggggggcagaaaacaCCTTCCCCAAGCTCTGCCCTGAGGTCGAAGCCCCCGGGGATTGTCCTGACACGGGAGTGGGGGGCGAaacagtgcccccccccccagggtgtggGGCTCGGCGGGGGGCTGTGatgcctttcctcctcctcctcctcctcctcctcttcttcccgcAGCCGGAATTCATCAATCTCTGCTTCTGGTTCGTGCCCCCCAGCCTGCGGGGCAAGGAGGGCTGCCCCGATTACTGGCCCAGGCTGGGCAAGGTGAGTGTCGGatccccccccaccaaaaaataACCCCttcaacaccccccaaaaaaatcccccccccccgcctcagccccacGGTGtctttccccccccatccccggcgcAGGTGGCTCCGGCCATCAAGGAGCGGATGATGAGGAAGGGCTCCATGATGGTGGGCTACCAGCCCCACGGCGCCAGGGTCAACTTCTTCCGCCAGGTCGTCACCAACCCCCTCGTCACCCGCGACCACCTGGATTTCTTCCTGGATGAGATCGAACGGCTGGGACGGGATCTGTGAGgactccccccccgcctccccaaacccccttcccacccccagccccgaggAACAGGAGCGGGGCCCCGTTTCCCTCCCTTGGAGCCCCGTTTTCCCTCCTTGGAGCCCGTTTCCCTCCCTGAAATCGGGAATAAAAGTGGGCCGGGCCTCAAAACCCCCCGATGGAATAAAACCGCTTTtactcttccccttttccccccaaaaaacaaggttgggaggggggtgggcaggCTCTGTGGGGGGGTGGGACCCCCTCATTCCCCCTGCAGGCTGCGGAGGAGGTCGAGCAGCTCGGGGGCCAGGCTGGCGGGGGCCAGGCAGGCGCGGAGCCGGGGGGCCGTGGCCCCTTCCTTCTCCCGCCGCTGCCATTCCAGCAGCATCTCGAAGCTCTGCATGACGGCGTTGCCGGCGTTGTCCGCCCGGATCTGATCCAGGCggctcctctccagccccaggcacccGATCCCCACCTCCTGCCATTCCTTCCCCAGTTTTTGGGCCACGCGGAGCAAATCTTTCTCCGTCAGCCGTCGAGGGGCAGGGGCGGCCGGCGGCAGGACGGGCCCACGTCCCGCGTCCCCCTTGCCATGTCCCGGGGGTGCCGAGGAGCCGCCGGCAGCCCCCGTCTCCCCGGgggtctcttcctcctcctcttcctcagcgcCGGGCAGGTGGTAGAGGCGGAGGAGGTCGTGGCGGTGGATTTGGCGGAGCAGGTCGGCGAGGACGTGGAGGGCCCGGCCGGGGAAGCGCTGGAGCAGGAGGCGGCAGAGGTCGGGGCGGGTGGCGGGGCCCAGCTCCCCCCGCGGCAGCCGCTCCTCCAGCAGGTACTTGAGGCTCTGGAACTGCTCCTCCGACAGCgcccgctgcagcgccagcagcGTCTCCCGCTCGCCCCCCGCCATGGCCTGGGGGGCAGCCGTCAGCCCCACCGCCTGCCGTGGGGATAGGTCACTTTCTGCCCCATaggctgctgtggggccagcccacGCCCCGGCCCCACAGGCTGTCATGGGGCTGggtcaccccctgccccacagcctgctgtggggacagctCACTCTGTGCCCCGCAGCCTGCCGTGGGGATGGGttaccccctgccccatagactgctgtggggccaggccACACCCGTCCGCCACAGGCTGCCATAGGGACAGGTGAGCCTCcgccccacagcctgcccaggtcaccccctgccccacagcctgccgtGGGGCCAGCTCACTCTGTGCCCCGCAGCCTGCCGTGGGGCCGGGTGTCGCTGGACCCCCCCCATACTCCCAATCTGCCATGGGGCCCGGTCAccccgcgccctccccgcgccccccagcCCGCCGTGGGTCCCGGTGCGCCCCCAGCCCcgatcccccccctccccgtccctccgcGTCCCCTCGCCCGCCGTGGGTCCCGGTGCCCCTCCAGCCCCGatcccgccccccaccccccccccccacgcgtCCCCACGCGCCCCTCACCGCGCTCCGCTCGCGCCGGTCCCGCGCGGGGCGTGGCCTCCCGCCTCCCGCCAAGGGTCAGCGCGGGAAACGGGGGCGAGGCCAGAGGCGTGGCTTAGAGCGGGAGAGGCGTGGTTTGATGTTTGGTGGGCGGGGCTTGGAGGCGGGGCGGTGCTTAGGTGGGTGTGACCTGGGGCGGGGGCGTGGTTTGTCGGGAAGGAGGCGGGGCTCAAAGGTGGGCGTGGCTTGTGGTGGGCGTGGCTTGGGGCAGATTCGGGGAGCGGGGGCAGCtcggggggcacttgggggggtctgggggcagttttggggtgcGGGGGCAGCTCTGGGGGGGCATTTAGGGGGTCTGGGGGCAGTTTCAGGGTCTGGGGGCAGCtcgggggggcacttgggggggggtctgtggcaGTTTCGGGGCACGGGGGCAGCTCGCGGGGGCACTTTCCGTCTGAGGGGCAGTTCGGGGGGCACCAGCtcgggggctttggggggggggtgtccaggcACCCCGAAagcactggagggggggggaggctgagcccagttttggggtgtttttcccCCCCGGAGGCAGCCGGCGGGAGCGCCATACCCCGCGTCCCGCCGTGCGGGGGGGCCCGGCCCGTcacgggggggggcagcgggggaccccccccggcccctcggcggCCGCCAGCGGGTGCCCCCTCGGGTCCacgcaccagcagcgcccacgctTCGGCCCGCGGGAGGCCCggcactgcgggggggggggggggcgcggcgtaAGGTGGggcaaggggaaactgaggcacggggggggggtgtcgggatATTGGGGTCCCCCCTgaaaatggggaaactgaggcacggggggcCCTGGGTGCTCTCTGGCCTCCCCCTCACCTCCCCcggggaaaccgaggcacggaGGGACGCCCCCCCCTCGAAACTGGGGGAAAACGAGGCACGGGGGGGGcaaggttttggggggggtccccccacgccccccacCACGGGGAAACTGAGGAACGCGGGGGCCCTGGGTGCTCTCCCCCCCCCTTAACCCGCCCccccggggaaactgaggcacggggggggTGCGGGACATCGGggtccccccccaaaatggggaaactgaggcacgagggggtccctgggtgctctgacaccccccccaccccaccccacacggggaaaccgaggcacggccccccccccgccgcccccggggccgccctcCGCTGCCGAAGGAGGGtccgggccgccccccccccgccccgtgtgcccccccccgcgtcccccccccacctgctTGGGCCGGTAGAAGCCGCGGGGGTCGCAGTTGGGgaggaagatggcggcggcggagcggtagagccccccccgcagctcctgcagggcgGCGGCCAAGTGCCCGCggcaggggggctgcggggggggcacggggggggggtcacacccCCGGtaaccccccaacccccccagcccgataacaccccccccccccccccgcatcggACCCACCGTCTCCAGCTCCTCCGCGTCGTcagccggggggggccgggggggcggcgtgggggggggtccctcctgcggggggtcccctggggggggggcacggggaggggacacacgCCCAGGACTCATCCCGTGCCCCCCCGCCGCCACTGGGGGGCGCCCCAGTCCCCAGGGATATCGgggtcccctcccaccccccccccagaggTAGAGACCCCCCCCCCTATTTAAGCTCCCCCCCGATATGTGGGGCCCTCCGTCCCCCAGCGATAGTGCCCCCCCGCTTCTAGCCTCCCCCCCGATATTAGGGTCCCGCCCCCCTCGGGATGGGGGTCTCCCCCATTCCCGCACCCCCGGGGGGCACCCGCAgataccggggggggggggggggggcgctccggGTCCCTTgccgggggctcagccccccccccggctgcccccgtgGCCCCTCCGGACGGACCCCGGGGGTATTTGTCCCTCCCCggtgccgcccccccgccccgtccccgccgggctCCTCCCCGGGGACCCGCTTGccccggagccccccccgcccGTCCCCGGGGGCACGGgactcccccgctgcccccgtcCCTGTCCCGGGGCTCCGGgacccccgccgtgtccccgtccctccccaccacccccccccgggaccctcctcCGGGGGTAACGGGACCGCCCCGGTGCCCCCATCCCCgtcccgggggctgcgggcctCTCCCGGTGCCCCTGTCCCGGGggcccccccggggaccccccggtgccccccatccctctcccggGGTAACGCGCCCGTCCCGGtgcccccggccccgtcccgtccagccccccccggccccagcccggcgCCCCCCTCCCTGTCCCGGTGCgtcccccggggctccccccgccccggttccCCCTCCTCTCACctgggggggcggcggtggcggcggggggggcgcggagggggcggCAGGTCGCGGTGCCCCGCAGgagggcgcggagcggggcgcgtTCCCCGGGCCGGGGGGTGCAGCGGAGCCCGCGGGCGCAGCCGGGGGTGTAAACCCCGCACGGCTCCCCGGGGCCAcgggacccccccgccgccgccgccgccgccgccgggacccccccgccgctgccgcccacCGGGACCGCCgcctcccacagcagcagcagcaccggcagCAGCCGGCGGCCCCCCGCATGGCGGCACCGGGAACGGGACCGAGATCGGGACCCGGCaccgggatcgggatcgggaccCCGGGCGGGGACCCGGGATCGGGATCCGGGACCGCGACTCGGGATCGGGATCGAGACCCGGCACCAGGATCGGGATCGGGACCCGGGATCCGGATCCGGGACGGCGAcccgggatcgggatcgggaccCGGCACAGGGATCGGGATCGGGACCCCGGACCGGGAcccgggatcgggatcgggaccCTGGATCAGTACCGGGATCCGGATCCGGGACTGCGACCCGGGatcgggaccgggaccgggaccgggaccgcgACCCGAGACTCGGGACCGGGATCGGGATCGCGACCCGGGATCGGGATCCGGGACCGGCACCGCGACCCGAGAGTCGGGACCCGGGATGGGGATCAGGTCCCGGGATCGGGATCCGGGATCGGGTTCCGGGACCGGGGCCCCGGGACCCAGCCCCCGGTACCGGGCCCGGTGCGGtgcccgccgcctcccgctctgcccccgcccggccccgccgccgcccttaAGTACCGGcgtcccggccccgggggggtccggggagcgggggggggcaccgggggctgcaCCGGGACGGCGGGGCCGGGATGCTGCCACCCCCCCCGGCGCGGGAGGGGGTTCCCGCGGGTCTggccccccccggagccccggcGTCTGCGCCCCCCTCCCGgcatccccagtatccccagtcgTCCCAGTGCCCTCCACTatccccagtcccctccagtccccccagtctcccccagtctccccagtgccccccactatcccccagtaccccccatTGCCCAGCCCCAGTCCCACCAGTATGCCTCAGTATCCCCAGCCCTCCCattcctcccagtgtcccccagtatccccagtcccCCCACTatcccccagcctccccactaccccccagtttccccagtaTCCCCCAATATCTCCCAATCCCCCCAGTATCCCCTAGTATCCCCCCAGAACCCCCAGTGACCAGACCCAGTCCACCCAGTatccccagttcccccagtatcccccagtatccccagtgctcccagtccccccccccagtatccTCAGTCCTCCCGGTCCCTCCAGTCTTCCCCAGTTCTCCCCACTATCCCCCAatccccccagtatccccagtcccccccagtccccccagtatccccagtcctcccagtcccccccgCACTGAGTCCGCCCCCACGCCAGGGGGCGCTCTCACGCTGACCTCACCCCTCCCATCCTGGGTCCGCGGCGTCATGTGACCGCgacaccctcctcccccctccagcGGCGGGCTCCTCCCCCCACCCGCTCCTCCGGCCTTCGATTGGCGCAGCGGGCCGTCAGTCGGAGCGCGACGGGCGGCGATTGGCCgaggggcgcggcggggcgggaggaggaggcggaggcggaaGCGCGGGTCCCCGGATGTGagtgcgggcggcggggccggagccgggagcGGCCGCAGCGCGGAGCCcatggcgggggcgggcggggccgggccggtgagggcgggggggggaccccggtATGGGGGTGGGGGCCCCGGTATGAGGGGGGGGCGCGCGcgcggttgtggggctgggggaggcccGTGGTACGGGAGGGCCCGGGTACGGGGGGGGCccggttgtggggctgggggaggcccccggtatggggggggggcggttgtggggctgtgctgggggagcccGGGTACGGAGGGGCccggttgtggggctgggggggggggtctgagtATGGCTGGGGGccctggaggcggggggggggcggttgtgAGGCTGGGGGGCGGACGGCCCTCGGTATGGGGGGGTTCTGGGTACGGGGGTATCCGGTTGTGGGGCTGGGTAtgggggggatgctggtgggggggggggtcctgggtaaTGGGGGGGCGGTTGTgggggctgggtgtgggggggggggatcaggttttggggctgggggggggggggtggttttgggTATAtgaggggggttgggggtgggatGACCCggttgtggggctgaggggggctggTTGTAGGGGCGTGGGGGCAGTTacggggggggctcaggggtgggTATGGGGTGGCTGAAGGCGGGGTTGGGCTCGGGGGGGGGTGGTTGTGGTGGGTGGGGTGCACCcagtggtggggaagggggtggggtgggtgttggTCCCGtgggccgggggggtccctgactgccccccccccccccccccccccgcaggtgtCCCCTCGCCATGGATGACCTGAACCTGCACTACAGGTTCCTCAACTGGCGCCGCCGCATCCGCGAGATCCGGGAGGTGCGCGCCGTGCGCTACCAGGAGCGCGCCAAGCACATCCTGGTGGACGGAGACACCCTCAGGTACCCGGGGGGGGGCACAcctgtgcggggggggggggggggtgtgccgGGAGTGACCGTCACCCTTGAtttgtgtcccgtcccccccccctctccgcaGCTATCACGGGGACTCCGGCGAGGTCG containing:
- the CSAD gene encoding cysteine sulfinic acid decarboxylase isoform X9 codes for the protein MAESDGLERPGLDKAAGEEFLREALQILLDEAVRKGTDVTEKVCEWKEPAELRELLDLELPSRGEPPERLLERCRAVIRHSVRTGHPHFFNQLFSGLDHHSLAGRLITEALNTSQYTYEIAPVFVLMEEVVLAKLRELVGWSSGDGIFSPGGSISNMYAMNVARFHRFPESRQKGNWALPRLALFASQECHYSIQKGAAFLGIGTDNVRLVATDQGGKMVPEELEKEIQRAKAEGAEPFFVCATCGTTVLGAFDPLGSIADICQRHGLWLHVDAAWGGSVLLSQKHRHLLAGIERADSVAWNPHKMLAVGLQCSAFLLRDTSGLLQRCHGAGATYLFQRDKFYDIAYDTGDKTPQCGRRVDCLKLWLLWKAVGTQGLARRVERAFAFTRYLAEEVKRRDGFQLVLEPEFINLCFWFVPPSLRGKEGCPDYWPRLGKVAPAIKERMMRKGSMMVGYQPHGARVNFFRQVVTNPLVTRDHLDFFLDEIERLGRDL
- the CSAD gene encoding cysteine sulfinic acid decarboxylase isoform X10, which produces MSQGVTVTPWVTGSGVMAESDGLERPGLDKAAGEEFLREALQILLDEAVRKGTDVTEKVCEWKEPAELRELLDLELPSRGEPPERLLERCRAVIRHSVRTGHPHFFNQLFSGLDHHSLAGRLITEALNTSQYTYEIAPVFVLMEEVVLAKLRELVGWSSGDGIFSPGGSISNMYAMNVARFHRFPESRQKGNWALPRLALFASQECHYSIQKGAAFLGIGTDNVRLVATDQGGKMVPEELEKEIQRAKAEGAEPFFVCATCGTTVLGAFDPLGSIADICQRHGLWLHVDAAWGGSVLLSQKHRHLLAGIERADSVAWNPHKMLAVGLQCSAFLLRDTSGLLQRCHGAGATYLFQRDKFYDIAYDTGDKTPQCGRRVDCLKLWLLWKAVGTQGLARRVERAFAFTRYLAEEVKRRDGFQLVLEPEFINLCFWFVPPSLRGKEGCPDYWPRLGKVVTNPLVTRDHLDFFLDEIERLGRDL
- the CSAD gene encoding cysteine sulfinic acid decarboxylase isoform X6, which codes for MSQGVTVTPWVTGSGVMAESDGLERPGLDKAAGEEFLREALQILLDEAVRKGTDVTEKVCEWKEPAELRELLDLELPSRGEPPERLLERCRAVIRHSVRTGHPHFFNQLFSGLDHHSLAGRLITEALNTSQYTYEIAPVFVLMEEVVLAKLRELVGWSSGDGIFSPGGSISNMYAMNVARFHRFPESRQKGNWALPRLALFASQECHYSIQKGAAFLGIGTDNVRLVATDQGGKMVPEELEKEIQRAKAEGAEPFFVCATCGTTVLGAFDPLGSIADICQRHGLWLHVDAAWGGSVLLSQKHRHLLAGIERADSVAWNPHKMLAVGLQCSAFLLRDTSGLLQRCHGAGATYLFQRDKFYDIAYDTGDKTPQCGRRVDCLKLWLLWKAVGTQGLARRVERAFAFTRYLAEEVKRRDGFQLVLEPEFINLCFWFVPPSLRGKEGCPDYWPRLGKVAPAIKERMMRKGSMMVGYQPHGARVNFFRQVVTNPLVTRDHLDFFLDEIERLGRDL